A section of the Lynx canadensis isolate LIC74 chromosome A1, mLynCan4.pri.v2, whole genome shotgun sequence genome encodes:
- the EEF1AKMT1 gene encoding EEF1A lysine methyltransferase 1 isoform X1: MLRLQTIREMSDSEDDDVPRLSSHALAALQEFYSEQKQQSDPGGDDKYNIGIIEENWQLSQFWYSQETALRLAEEAIAAAGECGRIACVSAPSVYQKLRELHREDFSIYIFEYDKRFAIYGEEFIFYDYNNPLDLPEKIAAHSFDIVIADPPYLSEECLRKTSETIKYLTQGKILLCTGAVMEEEAAKLLGVKMCKFIPKHTRTLGNEFRCYVNYDSGLDREISV, from the exons ATGCTAAG GTTACAGACGATTCGTGAAATGAGTGACTCTGAGGATGATGATGTCCCCCGGCTGTCTTCCCACGCCTTAGCAGCCCTCCAGGAATTTTATTCTGAGCAGAAGCAACAAAGCGACCCAGGCGGGGATGATAAATATAATATTGGAATAATAGAAGAGAACTGG CAGTTGAGCCAGTTTTGGTACAGCCAGGAGACCGCTTTGCGACTTGCCGAGGAAGCCATTGCAGCCGCGGGAGAATGTGGCAG aatAGCCTGTGTGAGCGCCCCCAGTGTTTACCAGAAACTGAGAGAGCTACACAGAGAAGACTTTTCTATATACATCTTTGAATATGACAAAAGATTTGCTATATACGGAGAGGAGTTTATCTTCTATGATTACAATAATCCATTGGATTTACCTGAAAAAATTGCTGCACACAGTTTTGACATCGTAATAGCAGATCCCCCCTATCTCTCCGAGGAATGTCTCAGGAAAACGTCAGAAACCATCAAGTATCTGACTCAGGGCAAGATTCTGCTGTGTACAG GTGCCGTCATGGAAGAAGAGGCAGCGAAACTTCTTGGCGTGAAGATGTGCAAATTTATTCCAAAACACACCCGGACCTTGGGAAATGAGTTTCGCTGTTATGTGAATTATGATTCTGGACTAGACCGTGAAATCTCAGTGTAG
- the EEF1AKMT1 gene encoding EEF1A lysine methyltransferase 1 isoform X2: MSDSEDDDVPRLSSHALAALQEFYSEQKQQSDPGGDDKYNIGIIEENWQLSQFWYSQETALRLAEEAIAAAGECGRIACVSAPSVYQKLRELHREDFSIYIFEYDKRFAIYGEEFIFYDYNNPLDLPEKIAAHSFDIVIADPPYLSEECLRKTSETIKYLTQGKILLCTGAVMEEEAAKLLGVKMCKFIPKHTRTLGNEFRCYVNYDSGLDREISV, translated from the exons ATGAGTGACTCTGAGGATGATGATGTCCCCCGGCTGTCTTCCCACGCCTTAGCAGCCCTCCAGGAATTTTATTCTGAGCAGAAGCAACAAAGCGACCCAGGCGGGGATGATAAATATAATATTGGAATAATAGAAGAGAACTGG CAGTTGAGCCAGTTTTGGTACAGCCAGGAGACCGCTTTGCGACTTGCCGAGGAAGCCATTGCAGCCGCGGGAGAATGTGGCAG aatAGCCTGTGTGAGCGCCCCCAGTGTTTACCAGAAACTGAGAGAGCTACACAGAGAAGACTTTTCTATATACATCTTTGAATATGACAAAAGATTTGCTATATACGGAGAGGAGTTTATCTTCTATGATTACAATAATCCATTGGATTTACCTGAAAAAATTGCTGCACACAGTTTTGACATCGTAATAGCAGATCCCCCCTATCTCTCCGAGGAATGTCTCAGGAAAACGTCAGAAACCATCAAGTATCTGACTCAGGGCAAGATTCTGCTGTGTACAG GTGCCGTCATGGAAGAAGAGGCAGCGAAACTTCTTGGCGTGAAGATGTGCAAATTTATTCCAAAACACACCCGGACCTTGGGAAATGAGTTTCGCTGTTATGTGAATTATGATTCTGGACTAGACCGTGAAATCTCAGTGTAG